Proteins found in one Brevibacillus brevis genomic segment:
- a CDS encoding metal-dependent hydrolase gives MLDIRFHGHSSVQVTSEGHSIMIDPFISGSPVAATKLEDISVQYILLTHGHQDHILDAVELAKKNDATIVATHELATYLSWQGVKTISMNLGGSVKLPFGKVKMTQAFHSSGVVLDDEKQIVYTGMPGGFVIELGGKTIYHAGDTGLFGDMKLIGERHNIDLAFLPIGDVFTMGPEDALVAAEWVQADFVVPIHYDTFPPIKQDGEAFVAELAEKDIRGKALKPGETLRLP, from the coding sequence ATGTTGGATATTCGGTTTCACGGACATTCTTCCGTGCAAGTAACAAGTGAAGGGCATTCGATTATGATTGATCCATTTATTTCAGGAAGCCCAGTGGCAGCAACCAAGCTGGAAGACATCTCGGTTCAGTACATCCTTCTGACACATGGACACCAAGATCATATTCTGGATGCGGTAGAGTTGGCCAAGAAAAACGATGCGACAATCGTTGCAACCCATGAGCTTGCTACCTATTTGAGCTGGCAGGGAGTCAAGACCATCTCGATGAATCTGGGAGGCTCTGTCAAACTGCCATTTGGAAAAGTGAAAATGACACAGGCGTTCCACAGCTCCGGTGTTGTGTTGGATGATGAAAAACAAATCGTGTACACGGGAATGCCAGGGGGCTTTGTGATCGAGCTGGGTGGAAAAACGATCTATCACGCAGGGGATACAGGGCTGTTCGGTGACATGAAGCTGATCGGAGAGCGTCATAACATCGATTTGGCGTTCCTGCCGATTGGAGATGTGTTCACAATGGGACCTGAGGATGCACTCGTGGCTGCCGAGTGGGTACAAGCAGATTTTGTTGTGCCGATTCATTATGATACATTCCCGCCGATCAAACAGGATGGGGAAGCATTCGTGGCTGAGCTGGCCGAGAAAGACATCAGAGGCAAGGCATTGAAGCCAGGAGAGACGTTGCGTCTGCCATAA